A stretch of DNA from Salvelinus sp. IW2-2015 linkage group LG20, ASM291031v2, whole genome shotgun sequence:
tgtcattatagggtattgtgtgtacattgattaggggggggaaaacaatttaatcaattttagaattaggctgtaacgtaagaaaatttggaaaaagtcaatgggcctgaatactttccgaaggcactgtacgtggTTTCATATTATAAACAAGTGAGTCATGTTGTTTAGGCAACAATAACAAAAGGACACATGACTACTTGTTTCCCCAACTGAGTGTTCTGTCCATTCACCTCCTACAGGAAAAGGCCCCCCATCAAGTCCAAGAAGTCGCCGGTGGGAAACTGGCGCTCCTTCTTCAACCTGGGCAAGTCATCGTCCATGTCCAAGCGCAAGCTGCACCGCAACCCCAGCGAACCCAGTGAGCTCAAGGCCATGGCCCTGGCAGGTTAGattccctttcttctctcctcccaaaCACCAAGCCTTCACTCTCTGACCCTTCTCACAAATTTTCCATTTGGTTGGAACGGAAAATAATTTATGTACACtcatgcctgtctgtctcatgtcCCAGGAGGCAGAGGGGACACGGGGACACTCCGATCGGCCAAAAGCGAGGAGTCGCTCACCTCGCTACACAACGTTGAAGGTAATGTATAATGGGACTAATCTGACTTATCTCCACGGCACTCTGTATGCCTGATGGAGCCTGTTCTTGAGTGCAAGTCTGCTATGGTCCAAGTAGTAATGTATTTGTATAGATTGTTTTTTCTAATAAAACATTTGTGATCTGTCTTTGAATTGATGAAGATTTCCTCCTGACTCCCGTAGGAGAGTCGAAGGTGTACCGTCCTCGGCGGCCCCGCTCCAGCAGCGATGCCCTCTCGGCTTCCTTCAACGGTGACCTGCTGGACAGCCACACCCGGCASCACTGCAACTCCGATGACAATCTGGCCCAGAGCCACAGCGGGGGCGCGACCCGCGACGGGGGGGACAGCGATGGGGACGACGGACCCATCTATGTTCCAGCCCTGATTTCGCCCCCACGTTCAGCCGGCGAGGACGTGGACCTTAGCCCCCCAGACATCGGCATGGCCTCGTTGGACTTTGACCCCATGTCGTTCCAGTGCAGCCTGCCCGACggctccttctccttccccctggGGCTGAGCGARGTCGCTACGGGCGCGGCTGGCGAGGGCACCAGCCTGAAGAGGAGCCCAGGCAGCGTTGACAACGGCTCGGCgctcgtctctccctccttcctgggGAAGTTTGCCAACCCCTTCTTGTCGCCTGACCTCAGCCCGGCCACGGGAGAGAAAGCAGGGCGCAAGAAGCTGGTCTSCTCAGTGTCTTTCTCTGACAAACCCGTACAGGCTGTGTCCCCTAAAAAGTCAAAGTCGGACATTTTGGCTCCTCTGGCTATTTCGGAGCCGTTTGACATGGAGATTTCTAGTAGGCTTACAGAAAGCCATGGTTTTCCCCAGCCTTCTTCCCCTCCCTCGGGACTGCCCTGGGACTCTCCTCTGTTAATGGGCTCAGTGCTGCTGAGGACAGGGGAGCCGTCGCTGAGCGAGGCCTTTCAGATGGAGCTGCACTGTAAGCTCTCTGCCTTCGACACTGAGAGACAATACTCCACAGGGGAGGAGAGCACTGCCCAGCAACCTACAGCAACCAATAGCAAGGAACAATTAGGTAAGTGGTGAATATAGCTGCTTCATTGCATACAGCTGCTACTTTGCATACAGCTGCtacattttcactttatcacctatcatgttttttttatgttaaagagatagttcacccaaattactaaATTATATAGTAGTTTCCTTTCCCTGTAAGCAGGAAGCTGGAagctgcttacagggtaaggaaaccaatatgtaatttaggTGAACTGTCCATTTCAACTGTCCGTTTCTCTTTACAGTATAAGGCCTTTGTTTAATTATGCTTTGATTGACAATGCCTGTTTCGTTTCTAGGTTTAGTTTCCCCGCCTCATGCCTTTAACACCTTGCATGGATTTCAGCTCAGAGAAATCTTTCCACATGATGCCGCCAGAGCGCCAGGCTtaactcttccccctctctcctactcttGAAGACCAAGCCTGCCTTTTTTKTTTTTATTCCCCTCAAACgcactttctcttctctctgtcctcacacTGTAGTTCCCTTCTGTTTTTGTCCCCCTCCCAGGAGCCGTAGCTAGTCTGGACTCTCCAAAAGCCTCCCCCGGCCCTCTCAGCTCCTCCTCtgtgtccctcctccctcccccgccccctccgAAGAATGCCGCCCGCATGTTGGCCCTGGCCCTGGCAGAGTCCGCCCAGCAGGCCTCTATCCTGACCCAGAAGAGGccctcccagtcccagccccccACGCCAGTGTCCCCCATTAGACCCCTGGAGCCCTCACACTCCCTGGACTGGCCCCCTCCCCCAGCTCTGCGCCCCCAGACGTCCCTCGAGGAGGGACCCAGGGCAGGAGAAGCCCAGACCCCAACCTTAACCCCCACCACCCCAAACCTtgccccttcctcccctccccctcccaccccccctccTGACAACCAGCCTTGCCAGTCAGTGAGCCATGAGTCCATCAGTATGTTCACCAGTGCAAAGTCCCCCTCCACTTCTCCCGGAGCCAGCCAGGATATGGATTTCACCCCACCGGCTTCCCCCCACCACCAGTGTACCACCACTCCCTACAGCCCTCCAGCCCATGTGTCCCCCACTCGGAGGAGTCCAGACAGGCAGCAGCCCGCCATGGGCCAGGTAGCGGTCAGCAGCACTGGATTCTCCACCACCACTCCCAGGAGCAGGGAGACGGGTGTCCTGCCACAGCCTGCTCCTGAGGTAAATTGGCGAAAATGTGTCATATTTGCAGAATATCTTTGATAAAGTAACTATATAGCCAACTGGAATTGTTTTTGGTTAATTTTCAGGTCCATGTAGATGAGACCGTCTGGTCGCCATCTCCGAAACCCTCAGAGCAGCGAGTTTCAGTTTCACAGCCTCAAATACAGTTCCATACTCATCCACAGGCCCAGCCACAGTCACAGCCTCAACCCCAGCCCCACTCCCATCCCCAGCCTAACGCCAGAGTGGTCCCCACCCCATCCGAGTCagtggagagaccatggcagGCCATAAAGCCAGTTCAGCCCGGCACGGAGCCTGTGACCCACGCCCATGGGCCCACGCCGCCAGCGCCTCCCGTCCGCTCCATTGAGAGCAAATTGGCAACCGCCGCCCTCAGCCACACAGAGGCCGCCAACCCCGCCATCTTCCACAACATCCTGACAGAGGTCTCCACGCCCGAGGAGGCCCTCGCCCATCCTCACCCTCCCCCGCGTAAGTCTTCCACCCAGCAGTCAGCCTACCTGTACCACACCAAGGGAGAGGCTGCCTTAATGGAGCCTCCCGGGGAGGCCTACTACCACCAACGGGCCATTCCGGTGGGGCAGCCTTCATACCACTACCGGCCAGACAGTGTTCCCCCACACCTCTCCTACGCGTCAAAGTCGGCGCCCCAGATAACTTACAGTGCCCGCACGGACCACCGCTACAACACCCTAGCTAACCCCAGGTCCTGCCACCAGTCAATGAAGAATCACGGGCCCCCCAGGGGTGGCGAGTACATATCACCCGGCCCGGGACACCACGGCCAGGGCTATGGACCCATGGAGGGAGCTCCGGTCTACCCCACCATCCGTAGGGTGCACTCGCTCCACGTGCCCTCAGCAATCCGCTCGGTGCCCATCCAGCGGACCGAGGTGCCTCCCAACGACGAGCTCTTCTACTACCAGCGGCCCGTCTACCAGTGCAATACCTACCAGCAGCCGCCGCAACAGTCGTCGCAGGCCGACTACCACGTCACCCAACTCCAGCCTTACTTTGAGAATGGCCGGGTGCAGTACCGTTACAGCCCCTATTCGCCTTGCGCCAACCCGCTGGACGCCCCTTACTACGACGTGGACCCCTACGGGACCATCCGGCTGCGGCACTTCCACTCGTTCAGCAGTCGGGACCTGGGCCCCACCCTCAGCCGGTCGGGGGGCAAGGCGGGCGGCTACCACTACCTGTCCCGCCACATCCTCCCGCCGGGGAAGGAGCACAGCTTCGTCAGCAGAGACATGCCCCCGGGCCATGGCTCAAAGGGAGCCGCCGTCTACTTTGCATGGAACCCAGAGGACTCGGAAAGGCTCCGGATGCACTCCATCCACAGAGAGAGCCGGGCCAGGCAGAAGGTCAAAGGACCTGTCATGTCTCAGTATGACAACGTGGGCCTGTTCATGCCTGGCGACCTGGGAGGGTACGAAACCCTACACCTGCGCAGTAAGTCGGACCCCGGCAAAGCCATGCTGATGACTGTCGAGGGTAAAGACGGGCGCTACGGAGTACCGCCGGGCTCCCAGCACGCTCCCCGACACCTTGTGTCTGACCCCGACGTCCTCATGTACATGGAGACGGAGAAGCACTGTCAGGGGAACGGCACCGGGGACAAACATAGCAACTCCAGGACCTGCCAGGTCTCCCACTCGCACCAAACCCAACACCCACCCCGTTACCAGGCCCATCAGCAGGACCCCAGCCGACACGACCCCGGGGACGGAGCTCGGAGCTTCCAACCCCGCTACGAACAGCCCGATCCAGACCGCCACCAGAACAGGTCCAAAACCCCCGGTAGTTACCAGGACAATGATGACCACCAACACCAGTCGGCCCCCGTCAAAGCGCAGGCCCCTCTCAAGCCCGAGCGGTCGCACAGCATCCGAGAGCACCAGCAGCAGCACTATAGCCAAGCTGCCACTTCCGAACCAGACAGAGACCACTCATACCAGCCCCACGGTGGGCAGCAGACACACAGCACCATGGCGATACAGTCCCACTACGACAACCTGGATGATTACCACCCAGCAGCAATACCTCAGCCACAGGCCCCCATGCCAAACCCCCGCGGGGTCTCCTCTGCCTCTTTCCCCACCAACCCTGGCTTCACGGGCAGCCACAGCAACCGAGCGTACTCCACTGCCTTGGGCCAGGGCGCCTTCATCCCAGCGGAACTGGCCCTGCAYAGGCCCGAGACAGAAATACACGCTgaatgaagaagagacttgtaaaaaataaaaaaataaaaataaaaaaaagttttagtAAGCAATGAAGTGACTCAGCTGGAGGTGAAAATGTTCCACAGCCTCTGCAGGACAGTGGACTGTCGTCAGAACCTTCCGCATTATTTTTCTCTATATTTTTTATGAATTGTAAAGGAAAATAAGATACTTTTTAGAGAATGTACCATACTTTCTTCAATTGTTCTAAGAAGCCACGCGTTCGTGACTCATTGAAATGGTGGATGATCATAGAAATGTATATGATATAAGCGAAAGGTCCAAGAAACCAGAACCGCAAAAATGTCAAATATGTGTACAAAGAAGAACTACTGGTAAAAagggatttgttttatttttgtttccagttttgttttgactggggAGGTATGAGCATAACAGGGATGAAGGTTTGCATTTTAGAAATGCATGTTATCTCCAATCTCTTGTTTACCATTGCTATCCATTGTGTACTTTCTGGATGTTTCAGTACAAGTTGTCGAGGAAGGAAATCTGTGTAAGTCATCGTGCCCTCCCTCCTGTTTCTGTATACACAAGGCGTTACAGTATGTTCACTTTCAGTCTTCAAGCATCTTGGATTTGGGGTCGGGGCCCAACAGTACAAAGTGAGTTCTAGAACTAGACAGGGTACTTTCACCTGGTACTGTAGGGTTATGTTAATATTTTATTTGCTCTGTGATTGTGTATTTTTGCTATAAAACGGAGTGAATTGAATGTTTTGGAACCGAGATTTGTTCTTCATTGCAAGAGGGACCAAACATTGAGTATTTTGGCCATGAAAGCATTCCTGCACATGTATGGGTTGATGACGACATTACCTTGGGAGGTGTAAC
This window harbors:
- the arhgap32b gene encoding rho GTPase-activating protein 32 isoform X3, coding for MKLVYQSLMVGFFPSECVELINDKVPQSVTNSVPKPASPCSGLRPASWSLFPPYLEMESVKQDSAWVADPLNHYSLSSVSKKHGKLITFLRTFMKSRPTKQKLKQRGILRERVFGCDLGEHLLNSGHDVPQVLKSCTEFIEKHGVVDGMYRLSGIASNIQKLRHEFDSEQIPDLTKDVYIQDIHCVGSLCKLYFRELPNPLLTYQLYEKFSEAVSAATDEERLIKIHDVIQQLPPPHYRTLEFLMRHLSQLATFSYITNMHSKNLAIVWAPNLLRSKQIESACFSGTAAFMEVRIQSVVVEFILNHVDVLFSPKLSSLIREGAGHNSLLRPKSLLVSSPSTKLLTLEEAQARTQAQINSPVTADSKYIEVGEGPAALQGKFHTVIEFPMERKRPPIKSKKSPVGNWRSFFNLGKSSSMSKRKLHRNPSEPSELKAMALAGGRGDTGTLRSAKSEESLTSLHNVEGESKVYRPRRPRSSSDALSASFNGDLLDSHTRXHCNSDDNLAQSHSGGATRDGGDSDGDDGPIYVPALISPPRSAGEDVDLSPPDIGMASLDFDPMSFQCSLPDGSFSFPLGLSEVATGAAGEGTSLKRSPGSVDNGSALVSPSFLGKFANPFLSPDLSPATGEKAGRKKLVXSVSFSDKPVQAVSPKKSKSDILAPLAISEPFDMEISSRLTESHGFPQPSSPPSGLPWDSPLLMGSVLLRTGEPSLSEAFQMELHCKLSAFDTERQYSTGEESTAQQPTATNSKEQLGAVASLDSPKASPGPLSSSSVSLLPPPPPPKNAARMLALALAESAQQASILTQKRPSQSQPPTPVSPIRPLEPSHSLDWPPPPALRPQTSLEEGPRAGEAQTPTLTPTTPNLAPSSPPPPTPPPDNQPCQSVSHESISMFTSAKSPSTSPGASQDMDFTPPASPHHQCTTTPYSPPAHVSPTRRSPDRQQPAMGQVAVSSTGFSTTTPRSRETGVLPQPAPEVHVDETVWSPSPKPSEQRVSVSQPQIQFHTHPQAQPQSQPQPQPHSHPQPNARVVPTPSESVERPWQAIKPVQPGTEPVTHAHGPTPPAPPVRSIESKLATAALSHTEAANPAIFHNILTEVSTPEEALAHPHPPPRKSSTQQSAYLYHTKGEAALMEPPGEAYYHQRAIPVGQPSYHYRPDSVPPHLSYASKSAPQITYSARTDHRYNTLANPRSCHQSMKNHGPPRGGEYISPGPGHHGQGYGPMEGAPVYPTIRRVHSLHVPSAIRSVPIQRTEVPPNDELFYYQRPVYQCNTYQQPPQQSSQADYHVTQLQPYFENGRVQYRYSPYSPCANPLDAPYYDVDPYGTIRLRHFHSFSSRDLGPTLSRSGGKAGGYHYLSRHILPPGKEHSFVSRDMPPGHGSKGAAVYFAWNPEDSERLRMHSIHRESRARQKVKGPVMSQYDNVGLFMPGDLGGYETLHLRSKSDPGKAMLMTVEGKDGRYGVPPGSQHAPRHLVSDPDVLMYMETEKHCQGNGTGDKHSNSRTCQVSHSHQTQHPPRYQAHQQDPSRHDPGDGARSFQPRYEQPDPDRHQNRSKTPGSYQDNDDHQHQSAPVKAQAPLKPERSHSIREHQQQHYSQAATSEPDRDHSYQPHGGQQTHSTMAIQSHYDNLDDYHPAAIPQPQAPMPNPRGVSSASFPTNPGFTGSHSNRAYSTALGQGAFIPAELALHRPETEIHAE
- the arhgap32b gene encoding rho GTPase-activating protein 32 isoform X4 — translated: MERVGFFPSECVELINDKVPQSVTNSVPKPASPCSGLRPASWSLFPPYLEMESVKQDSAWVADPLNHYSLSSVSKKHGKLITFLRTFMKSRPTKQKLKQRGILRERVFGCDLGEHLLNSGHDVPQVLKSCTEFIEKHGVVDGMYRLSGIASNIQKLRHEFDSEQIPDLTKDVYIQDIHCVGSLCKLYFRELPNPLLTYQLYEKFSEAVSAATDEERLIKIHDVIQQLPPPHYRTLEFLMRHLSQLATFSYITNMHSKNLAIVWAPNLLRSKQIESACFSGTAAFMEVRIQSVVVEFILNHVDVLFSPKLSSLIREGAGHNSLLRPKSLLVSSPSTKLLTLEEAQARTQAQINSPVTADSKYIEVGEGPAALQGKFHTVIEFPMERKRPPIKSKKSPVGNWRSFFNLGKSSSMSKRKLHRNPSEPSELKAMALAGGRGDTGTLRSAKSEESLTSLHNVEGESKVYRPRRPRSSSDALSASFNGDLLDSHTRXHCNSDDNLAQSHSGGATRDGGDSDGDDGPIYVPALISPPRSAGEDVDLSPPDIGMASLDFDPMSFQCSLPDGSFSFPLGLSEVATGAAGEGTSLKRSPGSVDNGSALVSPSFLGKFANPFLSPDLSPATGEKAGRKKLVXSVSFSDKPVQAVSPKKSKSDILAPLAISEPFDMEISSRLTESHGFPQPSSPPSGLPWDSPLLMGSVLLRTGEPSLSEAFQMELHCKLSAFDTERQYSTGEESTAQQPTATNSKEQLGAVASLDSPKASPGPLSSSSVSLLPPPPPPKNAARMLALALAESAQQASILTQKRPSQSQPPTPVSPIRPLEPSHSLDWPPPPALRPQTSLEEGPRAGEAQTPTLTPTTPNLAPSSPPPPTPPPDNQPCQSVSHESISMFTSAKSPSTSPGASQDMDFTPPASPHHQCTTTPYSPPAHVSPTRRSPDRQQPAMGQVAVSSTGFSTTTPRSRETGVLPQPAPEVHVDETVWSPSPKPSEQRVSVSQPQIQFHTHPQAQPQSQPQPQPHSHPQPNARVVPTPSESVERPWQAIKPVQPGTEPVTHAHGPTPPAPPVRSIESKLATAALSHTEAANPAIFHNILTEVSTPEEALAHPHPPPRKSSTQQSAYLYHTKGEAALMEPPGEAYYHQRAIPVGQPSYHYRPDSVPPHLSYASKSAPQITYSARTDHRYNTLANPRSCHQSMKNHGPPRGGEYISPGPGHHGQGYGPMEGAPVYPTIRRVHSLHVPSAIRSVPIQRTEVPPNDELFYYQRPVYQCNTYQQPPQQSSQADYHVTQLQPYFENGRVQYRYSPYSPCANPLDAPYYDVDPYGTIRLRHFHSFSSRDLGPTLSRSGGKAGGYHYLSRHILPPGKEHSFVSRDMPPGHGSKGAAVYFAWNPEDSERLRMHSIHRESRARQKVKGPVMSQYDNVGLFMPGDLGGYETLHLRSKSDPGKAMLMTVEGKDGRYGVPPGSQHAPRHLVSDPDVLMYMETEKHCQGNGTGDKHSNSRTCQVSHSHQTQHPPRYQAHQQDPSRHDPGDGARSFQPRYEQPDPDRHQNRSKTPGSYQDNDDHQHQSAPVKAQAPLKPERSHSIREHQQQHYSQAATSEPDRDHSYQPHGGQQTHSTMAIQSHYDNLDDYHPAAIPQPQAPMPNPRGVSSASFPTNPGFTGSHSNRAYSTALGQGAFIPAELALHRPETEIHAE
- the arhgap32b gene encoding rho GTPase-activating protein 32 isoform X2, translated to MEAGSGAAAAVGSAAPGLHGATEAASHDISDRGLRPGRHPEDDDIVPELARLVYPRERPDWEETISAMARSAEVPELSTEPLLRSCSSTASMKVKNVKKLSFTKGHFPKLAECAHFHYENVDFGAIQLSLADEQSEVTRNGFESKELQYLVQIYCQGRNWIVKRSYEDFRVLDKHLHLCIYDRRFSQLPELPRFDSLSDRAEAVSQMLMAYLSRLTAIADNKINCGPALTWMEVDNKGNHLLVHEESSINVPAIAAAHVIKRYIAQAADELSFEVGDIVSVIDMPPKEDTTWWRGKHGFQVGFFPSECVELINDKVPQSVTNSVPKPVSKKHGKLITFLRTFMKSRPTKQKLKQRGILRERVFGCDLGEHLLNSGHDVPQVLKSCTEFIEKHGVVDGMYRLSGIASNIQKLRHEFDSEQIPDLTKDVYIQDIHCVGSLCKLYFRELPNPLLTYQLYEKFSEAVSAATDEERLIKIHDVIQQLPPPHYRTLEFLMRHLSQLATFSYITNMHSKNLAIVWAPNLLRSKQIESACFSGTAAFMEVRIQSVVVEFILNHVDVLFSPKLSSLIREGAGHNSLLRPKSLLVSSPSTKLLTLEEAQARTQAQINSPVTADSKYIEVGEGPAALQGKFHTVIEFPMERKRPPIKSKKSPVGNWRSFFNLGKSSSMSKRKLHRNPSEPSELKAMALAGGRGDTGTLRSAKSEESLTSLHNVEGESKVYRPRRPRSSSDALSASFNGDLLDSHTRXHCNSDDNLAQSHSGGATRDGGDSDGDDGPIYVPALISPPRSAGEDVDLSPPDIGMASLDFDPMSFQCSLPDGSFSFPLGLSEVATGAAGEGTSLKRSPGSVDNGSALVSPSFLGKFANPFLSPDLSPATGEKAGRKKLVXSVSFSDKPVQAVSPKKSKSDILAPLAISEPFDMEISSRLTESHGFPQPSSPPSGLPWDSPLLMGSVLLRTGEPSLSEAFQMELHCKLSAFDTERQYSTGEESTAQQPTATNSKEQLGAVASLDSPKASPGPLSSSSVSLLPPPPPPKNAARMLALALAESAQQASILTQKRPSQSQPPTPVSPIRPLEPSHSLDWPPPPALRPQTSLEEGPRAGEAQTPTLTPTTPNLAPSSPPPPTPPPDNQPCQSVSHESISMFTSAKSPSTSPGASQDMDFTPPASPHHQCTTTPYSPPAHVSPTRRSPDRQQPAMGQVAVSSTGFSTTTPRSRETGVLPQPAPEVHVDETVWSPSPKPSEQRVSVSQPQIQFHTHPQAQPQSQPQPQPHSHPQPNARVVPTPSESVERPWQAIKPVQPGTEPVTHAHGPTPPAPPVRSIESKLATAALSHTEAANPAIFHNILTEVSTPEEALAHPHPPPRKSSTQQSAYLYHTKGEAALMEPPGEAYYHQRAIPVGQPSYHYRPDSVPPHLSYASKSAPQITYSARTDHRYNTLANPRSCHQSMKNHGPPRGGEYISPGPGHHGQGYGPMEGAPVYPTIRRVHSLHVPSAIRSVPIQRTEVPPNDELFYYQRPVYQCNTYQQPPQQSSQADYHVTQLQPYFENGRVQYRYSPYSPCANPLDAPYYDVDPYGTIRLRHFHSFSSRDLGPTLSRSGGKAGGYHYLSRHILPPGKEHSFVSRDMPPGHGSKGAAVYFAWNPEDSERLRMHSIHRESRARQKVKGPVMSQYDNVGLFMPGDLGGYETLHLRSKSDPGKAMLMTVEGKDGRYGVPPGSQHAPRHLVSDPDVLMYMETEKHCQGNGTGDKHSNSRTCQVSHSHQTQHPPRYQAHQQDPSRHDPGDGARSFQPRYEQPDPDRHQNRSKTPGSYQDNDDHQHQSAPVKAQAPLKPERSHSIREHQQQHYSQAATSEPDRDHSYQPHGGQQTHSTMAIQSHYDNLDDYHPAAIPQPQAPMPNPRGVSSASFPTNPGFTGSHSNRAYSTALGQGAFIPAELALHRPETEIHAE
- the arhgap32b gene encoding rho GTPase-activating protein 32 isoform X1 gives rise to the protein MEAGSGAAAAVGSAAPGLHGATEAASHDISDRGLRPGRHPEDDDIVPELARLVYPRERPDWEETISAMARSAEVPELSTEPLLRSCSSTASMKVKNVKKLSFTKGHFPKLAECAHFHYENVDFGAIQLSLADEQSEVTRNGFESKELQYLVQIYCQGRNWIVKRSYEDFRVLDKHLHLCIYDRRFSQLPELPRFDSLSDRAEAVSQMLMAYLSRLTAIADNKINCGPALTWMEVDNKGNHLLVHEESSINVPAIAAAHVIKRYIAQAADELSFEVGDIVSVIDMPPKEDTTWWRGKHGFQVGFFPSECVELINDKVPQSVTNSVPKPASPCSGLRPASWSLFPPYLEMESVKQDSAWVADPLNHYSLSSVSKKHGKLITFLRTFMKSRPTKQKLKQRGILRERVFGCDLGEHLLNSGHDVPQVLKSCTEFIEKHGVVDGMYRLSGIASNIQKLRHEFDSEQIPDLTKDVYIQDIHCVGSLCKLYFRELPNPLLTYQLYEKFSEAVSAATDEERLIKIHDVIQQLPPPHYRTLEFLMRHLSQLATFSYITNMHSKNLAIVWAPNLLRSKQIESACFSGTAAFMEVRIQSVVVEFILNHVDVLFSPKLSSLIREGAGHNSLLRPKSLLVSSPSTKLLTLEEAQARTQAQINSPVTADSKYIEVGEGPAALQGKFHTVIEFPMERKRPPIKSKKSPVGNWRSFFNLGKSSSMSKRKLHRNPSEPSELKAMALAGGRGDTGTLRSAKSEESLTSLHNVEGESKVYRPRRPRSSSDALSASFNGDLLDSHTRXHCNSDDNLAQSHSGGATRDGGDSDGDDGPIYVPALISPPRSAGEDVDLSPPDIGMASLDFDPMSFQCSLPDGSFSFPLGLSEVATGAAGEGTSLKRSPGSVDNGSALVSPSFLGKFANPFLSPDLSPATGEKAGRKKLVXSVSFSDKPVQAVSPKKSKSDILAPLAISEPFDMEISSRLTESHGFPQPSSPPSGLPWDSPLLMGSVLLRTGEPSLSEAFQMELHCKLSAFDTERQYSTGEESTAQQPTATNSKEQLGAVASLDSPKASPGPLSSSSVSLLPPPPPPKNAARMLALALAESAQQASILTQKRPSQSQPPTPVSPIRPLEPSHSLDWPPPPALRPQTSLEEGPRAGEAQTPTLTPTTPNLAPSSPPPPTPPPDNQPCQSVSHESISMFTSAKSPSTSPGASQDMDFTPPASPHHQCTTTPYSPPAHVSPTRRSPDRQQPAMGQVAVSSTGFSTTTPRSRETGVLPQPAPEVHVDETVWSPSPKPSEQRVSVSQPQIQFHTHPQAQPQSQPQPQPHSHPQPNARVVPTPSESVERPWQAIKPVQPGTEPVTHAHGPTPPAPPVRSIESKLATAALSHTEAANPAIFHNILTEVSTPEEALAHPHPPPRKSSTQQSAYLYHTKGEAALMEPPGEAYYHQRAIPVGQPSYHYRPDSVPPHLSYASKSAPQITYSARTDHRYNTLANPRSCHQSMKNHGPPRGGEYISPGPGHHGQGYGPMEGAPVYPTIRRVHSLHVPSAIRSVPIQRTEVPPNDELFYYQRPVYQCNTYQQPPQQSSQADYHVTQLQPYFENGRVQYRYSPYSPCANPLDAPYYDVDPYGTIRLRHFHSFSSRDLGPTLSRSGGKAGGYHYLSRHILPPGKEHSFVSRDMPPGHGSKGAAVYFAWNPEDSERLRMHSIHRESRARQKVKGPVMSQYDNVGLFMPGDLGGYETLHLRSKSDPGKAMLMTVEGKDGRYGVPPGSQHAPRHLVSDPDVLMYMETEKHCQGNGTGDKHSNSRTCQVSHSHQTQHPPRYQAHQQDPSRHDPGDGARSFQPRYEQPDPDRHQNRSKTPGSYQDNDDHQHQSAPVKAQAPLKPERSHSIREHQQQHYSQAATSEPDRDHSYQPHGGQQTHSTMAIQSHYDNLDDYHPAAIPQPQAPMPNPRGVSSASFPTNPGFTGSHSNRAYSTALGQGAFIPAELALHRPETEIHAE